TAGTCATTAACACCGCAATTATTCAAGGTGCTGAAGGTATCGGTTTTGCAATTCCTATAGATACGGCGCAACGAATTGCCGAGCAATTGATTACTAAGGGTAAAGTTGAATATCCTTACTTAGGGCTTCAGATGCTGACGCTAACACCCGAAGTTAAGCAAAGAATCAATAATTATCCAAATAGTAATGTCCGCATTTTAGCAGACCGAGGAATTCTTATTGTTCGGGTTGTCCCTAATTCCCCTGCTGCCAGAATCGGATTACGCCCAGGAGATGTTATTTAAACAATCAACAATCAAACTGTTAACAATGCTGAAGAAGTTCAGCAGATTCTTGCAAAGAATGGCTTGAATAATAACTTACAAATCCAAGTGCTACGCAACGGACAGAACTTACAATTCACAGTACAACCTGAACCACTGCCATCTCCAAATAACATCTAGTCTTAAGTTTGTCAGGGAGGTAATACCTACCTGACTTTTCAACTGTTTTCAACAGATGATTCAGACTTGCCATCTACCACAGCTAATACTTTTTCTTCGTGATTATCTTTTTTGTTTTCCTGCCAATTGTTGAGTACATCCTCGACCAAAACCTCTTTAATCCAAGTTTGGAAAACAATTACTAACGGGACGGCTAGAAATACACCTAAAAACCCGAAAAAACTGCCAAAAAAGACCACTGCTACTAAAGTAACTGCTGGCAAAAGAGATGCTTGGCTTTTCATCACTAAAGGCACTATAATTAGACTTTCAACCTGCTGAATTCCAAAATATAAGGCTACAACTGCGGCGATTTTCCAAGGTTCTTCACTTAATGCTAGCAGTGCAGGTGGAATCACGCTCAAGGTTGGCCCAACATTCGGGATAAATTCTAATAATCCTGCCAAAATAGCATTAACTAATGGCAATGGTACTCCCAAAATCAACAGTCCGACATAGCTGAATGAGGCAATGACCAGCATAGTAAGGAGCGTGCCTTTTATCCAGCCAGTCAACGAAGTTGCACATTTGTTCAGAATGTCATCAACTCGCTGACGATAAAAGGCAGGAAATAGCAGTATAAATCCGTGCCGATAGGGCAACGGATTTGCTAAAAGCATAATGGTGAGAGCTATAAAAAGCAACAAACCTAAAATAATAGAAAGTGAGCTACTGACCAAGCTAAAAAAGTTGTTTATTAGCCGATTTAACCAATCTTGTAAACCTTGAGTCAGATATCTAAGTCCCCGAATATTTTCTAACAGTTGGTCAGGAATTACATTCTGTAACCAGTTGTTCCATGATCGCAACCGTTCTAATGCCATAGGCATAATATTACCAAATTGTTGCAATTGGTCAACAAGACGGGGTACGATTAGCGCAAAAAAACCGACCAAAACAGTCAATAAAAGAATAATTGAGATGACAACTGCAATTCCGCGCTTGATACGAAATCTTTGAAAAAAGCTTACTAGTTGATTTAAGGCTGTGGCTAAAACTACTGCTGCAAATACCACCAAAAGTATTTGTCGAATTTGCCACAAAATGTAAAGAGATATAACAAGAGCGAGAAACCCTATTAATTGTCCGAATCGCATAATCTAGCCTCCATTCTTTTGTTATTCCTAGCTATAATGCTAAGTTTAATTACTTAAATTTAGCTGGATCGCTATATTAATAAAAAGCCTTTCAAAGGCTAATTTTTGAATAGCATCGATATATATCTCTACCTTTCGACATAATTTAGGTCTTTTATTAAGAGAGTAATCTGAAATAAATAAAGTTTTAAGGCTAGACTCATAAAAATGCAAAAACTACGTCACATCAATATGTTGATGCGTGCCTTTAATAATTCGATAATTCGTTGATTTGATAATCCAGAGTAGAAAAATTAAATACAAAAATTTATTTGGTAGCTAGGCATTTTTAATTAGTTTATTTCGCTCCATACGGTTCAAAATGCAGGCGATTAGTGTTGAAGATACGATAGGCTTGCTCACACAATCATCAGCACCAATCGCAAATATTTGCTCAACAATATCTGCCGATAAATTATCAACAACAAACACCACTGGTAGAAGTTTCCAGCAAGGATCGTTACGTACCACTTGGCAAAGTTCAATGCCATTGATGTAAGGCATTTCCGCATCTAAAATTAGTAAATCTGGGGAAAATTCTGTCAGAGTATCCCAAAAATAGCATGAGTCTTCAAGAGTTTTTAGAGTAATTCCTAAAGTTTCTAGAGATTGTTGTATAACAGTTAAAATCTGTGGGTCATCCTCTACAACCATGATTCTCGCTTTAGTAATACGAGTTTGCTGTAAAATTTGGATCGCTGACTCTAAAATTTCGTTAGGTGGCATGGATTTCTGCAAAAAAGCACGACCGCCAGCTCGTGCAACCTCAAGGCGTAGGCGAAGCCCGCCGCAGGCATCGCTAAAATTATTTCGTTCTGTAAAAACTAACACTGGTATTTGTGGCGTTGGCGTTTCGCCCACCGTAGGCGATGGCGTTCCGCCCAGCGTAGCTGATCGCTGGGATAATTCTATTAATAATTTCAAACTGTCTTCCTCAATATCAAGATCGAGTAGCACCACATCGGGATTTAAAGATGGGATTATACTTCTGGCGGCGGTGAGATTAGTAGCAATTTTAACTTGTAATCCCTGATTCTCAGCCTCATTTACCAATCCCTCAACTACTTGCCGATCGTTGCTAATTACTAATAGTAGATTTTGGGTTTGTTCAACTGAAGTTTTT
The Nostoc punctiforme PCC 73102 genome window above contains:
- a CDS encoding AI-2E family transporter, producing MRFGQLIGFLALVISLYILWQIRQILLVVFAAVVLATALNQLVSFFQRFRIKRGIAVVISIILLLTVLVGFFALIVPRLVDQLQQFGNIMPMALERLRSWNNWLQNVIPDQLLENIRGLRYLTQGLQDWLNRLINNFFSLVSSSLSIILGLLLFIALTIMLLANPLPYRHGFILLFPAFYRQRVDDILNKCATSLTGWIKGTLLTMLVIASFSYVGLLILGVPLPLVNAILAGLLEFIPNVGPTLSVIPPALLALSEEPWKIAAVVALYFGIQQVESLIIVPLVMKSQASLLPAVTLVAVVFFGSFFGFLGVFLAVPLVIVFQTWIKEVLVEDVLNNWQENKKDNHEEKVLAVVDGKSESSVENS